A genome region from Alicyclobacillus acidocaldarius subsp. acidocaldarius DSM 446 includes the following:
- the helD gene encoding RNA polymerase recycling motor HelD, whose protein sequence is MEGQPSARHPDWESEQAYVDRVVAAMRAKLAELEGVLRGVRGEIVEFRRHFWDDVTINLSTLDDLVETHFAIRQQAEVLGERERRYQQAAKTKRTLERQISSPFFARIDFRYEGEREAEPIYIGIASFRDERDQTFLVHDWRAPISSVYYDALPGPASFKAPAGIVRGELTLKRQFVIRGGAILAMFDAGLTIGDELLMYALSRRSDAQMHNIVATIQRQQNVVIRDDESPALLVTGAAGSGKTSAALQRAAYLLYKHRGDLDARQMLFFSPNPLFMSYISNVLPELGEDNIEQATFYDYLCARLQDEFVVEDPFDQMERLLEAGEDSRMARAVRYKASKAFADEIDRYVAGLAPQMRFHPILVEGRVIATATDVKAAFDRTDPGLRLPLRVDLVKEELLNRLRQFERDEALSDWVQKAVDGLPDEAYRRAERTAAKRKRERPDLDEQEEARRLLGREVLRRMLRPVRRFVETLRFVDTAGMYRAWFEQAASSPPEGFQSEDWAQICRQTVREMDEGTLWYEDATPYLYMKEQILGRAVSAPIRHVLVDEVQDYSVLQLRLIRSLFPYSRITMLGDPEQLVSPHRPGILEEDEMARLFPGLVRVAFGQSYRSTRQIVLFTRGMVPKGAEIQPFDRDGALPRLAEVSGEAQQAGVIARWLGEFADAGYQTTAVLTKTQAEAERLAKALERLGVKLRRLDKRAVSLEPGVVVAPVYLAKGVEFDGVIVANVSREQYQTALDRQLLYTACTRAMHELRMVSVGEASPWILSQPADTYERVDAAEVNAT, encoded by the coding sequence ACGTCACCATCAACCTGAGCACCCTGGACGATCTCGTCGAAACCCACTTCGCCATCCGCCAGCAGGCGGAAGTCCTCGGCGAACGGGAGCGGCGTTATCAGCAGGCGGCGAAGACGAAGCGCACGCTGGAACGCCAGATTTCGTCGCCGTTTTTTGCGCGAATCGACTTTCGATATGAGGGCGAGCGCGAGGCCGAGCCCATCTACATCGGAATCGCGTCGTTTCGCGACGAGCGCGATCAGACGTTCCTCGTGCACGACTGGCGCGCGCCCATCTCGAGCGTCTACTACGACGCGCTGCCGGGACCGGCGTCGTTCAAGGCGCCGGCTGGGATCGTGCGGGGCGAGCTGACACTGAAGCGCCAGTTCGTCATCCGCGGCGGCGCTATCCTTGCGATGTTCGACGCAGGGCTGACCATTGGGGACGAGCTCCTCATGTACGCCCTGTCGCGCCGTTCCGACGCGCAGATGCACAACATTGTCGCGACCATCCAGCGCCAGCAGAACGTCGTCATCCGCGACGACGAGTCTCCGGCGCTCCTCGTCACCGGCGCGGCCGGCAGTGGCAAGACGTCGGCCGCTCTGCAGCGCGCCGCGTATCTTTTGTACAAGCACCGGGGCGATCTCGACGCGCGCCAGATGCTCTTTTTCTCGCCGAACCCGCTTTTCATGTCGTACATCTCGAACGTGTTGCCCGAGCTCGGCGAGGACAACATCGAACAGGCGACGTTCTACGACTATCTCTGCGCCAGGCTTCAGGACGAGTTCGTCGTCGAGGATCCCTTCGATCAGATGGAGCGCCTGCTCGAGGCGGGCGAGGACAGCCGCATGGCGAGGGCCGTGCGGTACAAGGCGTCGAAGGCGTTCGCGGACGAGATCGACCGGTACGTCGCCGGCCTCGCGCCGCAGATGCGCTTCCATCCCATTCTGGTGGAGGGGCGCGTCATCGCGACGGCGACCGACGTCAAGGCGGCGTTCGACAGGACGGATCCAGGGCTTCGCCTCCCGCTTCGCGTCGATCTCGTCAAGGAGGAGCTCTTGAATCGCCTGCGCCAGTTCGAGCGCGACGAGGCGCTTTCCGACTGGGTGCAGAAAGCCGTGGACGGGCTGCCGGACGAGGCGTACCGGCGCGCGGAGCGCACGGCAGCCAAGCGCAAGCGCGAGCGCCCCGATCTCGATGAGCAGGAGGAGGCGCGCCGGCTGCTCGGACGCGAGGTGCTTCGCCGGATGCTTCGGCCCGTGCGCCGCTTCGTGGAGACGCTTCGCTTCGTGGACACGGCGGGGATGTACCGCGCTTGGTTCGAACAGGCGGCGTCGAGTCCGCCGGAGGGCTTTCAATCGGAGGACTGGGCGCAGATCTGCCGCCAGACCGTGCGCGAGATGGACGAGGGCACGCTCTGGTACGAGGACGCGACCCCGTACCTGTATATGAAGGAGCAGATCCTCGGCCGCGCGGTGAGCGCGCCCATCCGGCACGTTTTGGTGGACGAGGTGCAGGACTACTCCGTGCTTCAGCTGCGCCTCATCCGCAGCCTCTTCCCCTACAGCCGCATCACGATGCTCGGAGATCCAGAGCAGCTCGTGTCGCCCCATCGCCCCGGCATCCTCGAGGAGGACGAGATGGCGCGGCTCTTCCCCGGGCTCGTCCGGGTGGCGTTTGGACAGAGCTACCGCTCGACGCGGCAGATTGTCCTGTTCACGCGCGGCATGGTGCCGAAGGGCGCAGAGATTCAGCCGTTCGATCGCGACGGCGCGCTGCCGCGGCTGGCGGAGGTGTCCGGAGAGGCGCAGCAGGCGGGCGTGATCGCGCGGTGGCTCGGCGAGTTTGCGGATGCGGGGTACCAGACGACGGCGGTGCTGACCAAGACGCAGGCCGAGGCGGAGCGGCTGGCCAAAGCGCTGGAGCGGCTCGGCGTGAAGCTTCGGCGCCTCGACAAGCGCGCGGTGAGCCTCGAGCCGGGCGTCGTGGTGGCGCCGGTGTATCTGGCGAAAGGCGTCGAGTTCGACGGCGTCATCGTCGCGAACGTGTCGCGGGAACAGTACCAAACCGCGTTGGATCGGCAACTGCTGTACACGGCCTGCACGCGCGCGATGCACGAGCTTCGCATGGTGTCCGTGGGCGAGGCGAGCCCGTGGATTCTCTCGCAGCCCGCGGACACGTACGAGCGCGTGGACGCCGCAGAGGTGAACGCGACGTGA
- a CDS encoding histidine phosphatase family protein, producing MKIYLFRHGQTVYNADGERFCGTSDVGLTALGWQQARRAARLIRGVRPAAIVHSGLRRSLETAMAIRESLPGAADCPLVAHEGFREVGFGAWEGLTRAEVNRLYPELYAEWLARPEEARIPGGDDLYERQQEAVDAFLDVVARYRDGDLVIVAHNTLNRLLILGLMGLDARHYRRIVQENACLNILEYHEEEGVRLHALNRVPEQDE from the coding sequence GTGAAGATCTATCTCTTCCGCCATGGGCAGACCGTGTACAATGCGGACGGCGAGCGGTTCTGCGGCACCTCCGACGTGGGACTGACCGCGCTCGGATGGCAGCAGGCCCGCCGCGCCGCGCGGCTCATCCGGGGCGTCCGCCCGGCGGCCATCGTCCACTCCGGCCTGCGCCGATCGCTCGAGACCGCCATGGCCATCCGCGAGTCGCTGCCCGGCGCCGCGGATTGCCCGCTCGTCGCCCACGAAGGATTTCGCGAGGTCGGGTTTGGCGCCTGGGAGGGGCTGACTCGGGCCGAGGTGAATCGGCTGTACCCGGAATTGTACGCCGAGTGGCTCGCCCGCCCGGAGGAGGCGCGCATTCCCGGCGGGGACGACCTGTACGAGCGTCAACAGGAGGCCGTCGACGCCTTTTTGGACGTCGTGGCGCGCTACCGCGACGGCGATCTCGTCATCGTCGCCCACAACACGCTCAACCGGCTGCTCATTCTCGGCCTCATGGGGCTCGACGCGCGTCACTATCGGCGCATTGTCCAGGAGAACGCCTGCCTCAACATCCTCGAGTACCACGAGGAGGAGGGCGTGCGGCTGCACGCGCTCAACCGTGTGCCGGAGCAGGACGAATAG
- a CDS encoding glucose-6-phosphate isomerase, whose protein sequence is MIELSLEKARKWFTEEHEARLAPLAQFALGELNNRDRDAFGKGWIDWPAADHSALYRDVDAIAADFRAKSNATVVIGIGGSYLGAQSALSMAKPAFTGEGHHEVIFAGQQLSPTYHAHLLQYLDKREVTLVVVSKSGTTLEPSAVFHTFREYLEKRYGVEEANRRICAITDAEKGSLRQFADERKYATLPIPDDIGGRYSVLTAVGLLPMALAGIDYKRVMQGAARMREELSKLKVADHPAVKYALARHVLYQQGFVAEALVTYEPRVADFAGWWQQLFGESQGKDGTGLFPTMLRYTTDLHSMGQYVQDARKILVETVLDVHFSDEPELVVPRGLDEKNAYLDGVSFSRLQEVAVESVMVAHSEAGVPNILIRAKGDPESLYGELVYFFEVACAVGGYLMGTNPFDQPGVEAYKNEMRSRLKA, encoded by the coding sequence GTGATCGAACTATCCCTGGAGAAAGCGAGAAAATGGTTCACGGAAGAACACGAGGCGCGGCTTGCGCCCTTGGCCCAGTTCGCGCTCGGAGAGTTGAATAACCGCGATCGCGATGCCTTCGGGAAAGGGTGGATCGACTGGCCGGCGGCGGATCACAGCGCGCTGTACCGCGATGTGGACGCCATTGCGGCGGACTTTCGCGCGAAGTCGAATGCGACGGTCGTCATTGGCATTGGCGGGTCGTACCTGGGTGCGCAGTCGGCCCTGTCCATGGCGAAGCCCGCGTTCACGGGCGAGGGCCATCACGAGGTGATCTTCGCGGGGCAACAGCTCAGCCCGACGTATCACGCGCACCTGCTCCAATACCTGGACAAGCGCGAGGTCACGCTGGTCGTGGTGTCGAAGTCGGGCACGACGCTCGAGCCTTCCGCGGTCTTTCACACGTTCCGCGAATACCTGGAAAAGCGGTACGGTGTGGAGGAGGCCAACCGCCGCATCTGCGCCATCACGGACGCCGAGAAGGGCAGCCTGCGCCAGTTCGCGGACGAGCGGAAGTATGCGACACTGCCCATCCCTGACGACATCGGCGGGCGGTACTCGGTGCTCACGGCGGTCGGGCTTTTGCCGATGGCGCTCGCCGGGATCGACTACAAGCGCGTGATGCAGGGCGCGGCTCGCATGCGCGAAGAGCTCTCGAAGCTCAAGGTGGCGGATCATCCGGCGGTGAAGTACGCGCTTGCGCGCCACGTGCTGTACCAGCAGGGCTTCGTGGCGGAAGCGCTTGTGACGTACGAGCCGCGCGTCGCGGATTTCGCCGGATGGTGGCAGCAGTTGTTCGGCGAGAGCCAGGGCAAGGACGGCACCGGGCTTTTCCCCACGATGCTGCGGTACACGACGGATCTGCACTCCATGGGCCAATACGTGCAGGACGCGCGCAAGATCCTCGTGGAGACGGTGCTCGACGTCCATTTCTCGGACGAGCCGGAGCTCGTGGTGCCGCGCGGCCTGGACGAGAAAAACGCGTATCTGGACGGCGTCTCGTTCTCGCGGCTGCAGGAGGTGGCCGTCGAGTCGGTGATGGTGGCCCACAGTGAGGCCGGCGTGCCGAACATCCTAATTCGGGCGAAGGGAGATCCGGAGTCGCTCTACGGCGAACTGGTCTACTTCTTTGAGGTGGCCTGCGCGGTCGGGGGGTACCTCATGGGCACCAACCCGTTCGACCAGCCGGGCGTCGAGGCGTACAAGAACGAGATGCGATCGCGCTTGAAGGCGTAA
- a CDS encoding ROK family protein produces MEQKLALGIDIGGTNVKLAIVRSDGRVLVDRSIPTAPERGPEAFSRTVGAEARAMANEASVAWDSVVGAGVGMAGFLDVERGWVEEAVNLHWRDVPLADLLQSALDKPVRVDNDANVAALGEVWLGAGQNAHTALCVTLGTGVGGGIVIGGRIHRGASTMAGEIGHIMVKNDGELCNCGHRGCLETLASATALVRHAVAAGVKSPGGGELTAKEVFALAAEGDPAARAVVDDMIHWLAVGLAVVANILNPDVIVVAGGLVNAGDQLMEPLRAAFQREALARVARACRLVPAKLGDQAGVLGAARLVLQDIESL; encoded by the coding sequence ATGGAACAGAAGCTTGCGCTTGGCATCGACATTGGCGGCACGAACGTGAAGTTGGCCATCGTGCGAAGCGATGGCCGCGTGTTGGTGGACAGGTCCATCCCCACGGCTCCCGAGCGGGGGCCGGAGGCCTTCTCCCGCACGGTCGGCGCAGAGGCTCGTGCCATGGCGAACGAGGCGTCCGTGGCGTGGGACTCCGTCGTGGGCGCGGGCGTGGGCATGGCGGGCTTTCTGGATGTGGAGCGCGGATGGGTGGAGGAAGCCGTCAACTTGCACTGGCGGGATGTTCCCCTCGCGGATCTGCTTCAGTCGGCGCTAGACAAACCTGTTCGCGTGGACAACGACGCCAACGTCGCGGCCCTCGGCGAGGTGTGGCTCGGCGCGGGGCAGAACGCGCACACCGCCCTCTGCGTCACGCTCGGCACGGGCGTCGGCGGCGGTATTGTCATTGGGGGGCGCATCCACCGCGGTGCCTCGACCATGGCCGGTGAAATCGGTCACATCATGGTGAAAAACGACGGGGAGCTTTGCAACTGCGGCCACCGCGGCTGCCTGGAGACCCTCGCCTCGGCCACCGCGCTCGTGCGCCACGCCGTCGCGGCTGGGGTGAAGAGTCCAGGTGGGGGGGAACTCACCGCGAAAGAGGTCTTTGCGCTGGCCGCGGAGGGCGATCCGGCCGCGCGCGCGGTCGTCGACGACATGATTCACTGGCTGGCGGTGGGGCTCGCGGTCGTGGCCAACATCCTGAACCCGGACGTCATTGTCGTCGCCGGCGGGCTCGTGAACGCGGGAGATCAGCTCATGGAGCCGCTTCGTGCCGCGTTTCAGCGGGAAGCGCTGGCCCGAGTCGCGCGCGCGTGCAGATTGGTCCCCGCGAAACTCGGGGATCAGGCCGGCGTCCTGGGCGCCGCCCGGCTGGTGCTGCAGGATATCGAAAGCCTGTGA
- a CDS encoding YkuS family protein, whose amino-acid sequence MKAVAVEPGLTPVKEYLQSQGCQVVDMSSHMEPSVGAVVITGLDKNLMGMQSAIQQVPVISADGLSPEAVYDRVKDYLR is encoded by the coding sequence ATGAAAGCCGTGGCTGTGGAACCTGGTCTGACGCCGGTCAAAGAGTACCTTCAAAGCCAGGGCTGTCAGGTGGTCGACATGTCCTCCCACATGGAGCCTTCGGTGGGCGCCGTCGTGATCACGGGGCTCGACAAGAACCTCATGGGCATGCAGAGCGCCATCCAGCAGGTCCCCGTCATCTCCGCGGACGGCCTTTCGCCCGAGGCTGTGTACGATCGCGTCAAGGATTACCTCCGCTGA
- a CDS encoding MMPL family transporter: MHRFEPKVRTWSRTWRAAAILGWLLAAALLAAVFPAASKEEINRSTLLPASAPSQMATARVRDAFPASSGTPAILVFYDPTGISSADWAAIRRTVRELRTHPVTAQTQVPPLDALPSGAAARFASDDGKVVSFPVLLRADASQDQLNQAVDEIDQDLRRAVGAGALNLALDRPGLHAYVTGPAGIAVDATHLFQHADLALLIATTLLVLALMIVLYRSPILALVPLVSVGIAYAVVSSLLGAWARYGGLTFDAQTLSILTVLLFGAGTDYCLFLIARYRQELRRHERPIDALRAGYKSAAGAILMSGLTVSASLLSLLAARSPSFHEFAIPFSVAVFVMALVAITFVPALIGSLGRAAFWPRIPRYEPDAPDAGRPGRVSRWLGRTAVRRRKPVAVLGSLALAACCLALPHVRTSYDLLSSFPADMPSREGYAVLSAHESPGALAPIDVLVEGGSPEGAVRAVQSLAAVEQVHLVAVRDHAHVALMQVELRTNPYSETAMAALSSIERAAAKGASAGGQAAHVFLAGETAAQEDTRAITARDTRVVIPIVLVAIGLLLLVYLRSVVAPLYLLATIVLSYGAAMGLGWLVIREVLHQPAMQGAIPLYAFVFLVALGEDYNIFVMSRIWEVWRRGQADAAVERGVADTASVITSAGLILAGTFAMLASLPIQVLLQFGVVTAIGVLLDTFVVRPWMVPAITALLGDAARWPRRT; the protein is encoded by the coding sequence TTGCATCGATTCGAACCGAAAGTCCGAACGTGGAGCCGGACCTGGCGCGCGGCGGCTATCCTCGGATGGCTCCTCGCCGCTGCCTTGCTCGCCGCGGTCTTCCCCGCGGCGTCCAAAGAGGAGATCAACCGCTCCACGCTTCTGCCCGCCTCGGCTCCCAGCCAGATGGCAACCGCCCGAGTGCGGGATGCGTTCCCCGCATCGTCCGGCACGCCCGCCATCCTCGTCTTCTACGATCCGACCGGCATCTCCTCCGCCGATTGGGCTGCCATTCGCCGGACCGTCCGCGAACTTCGCACGCATCCCGTGACGGCACAAACGCAGGTGCCCCCGCTCGATGCGCTCCCGTCCGGAGCTGCGGCGCGCTTCGCCTCGGATGACGGCAAAGTGGTGAGCTTCCCCGTGCTCCTGCGCGCGGACGCATCGCAGGACCAGCTGAATCAAGCCGTGGACGAGATCGATCAGGACCTCCGCCGCGCCGTCGGCGCCGGCGCGCTCAATCTCGCACTGGACCGTCCCGGCCTGCACGCCTACGTGACAGGGCCAGCAGGCATTGCAGTCGACGCCACGCATCTGTTCCAGCACGCCGATCTCGCCCTGCTCATCGCCACGACGCTGCTCGTGCTGGCACTCATGATCGTTCTGTACCGCTCGCCCATCCTGGCCTTGGTGCCGCTCGTGAGCGTCGGGATCGCATACGCCGTCGTGAGCTCGCTGCTTGGCGCGTGGGCGCGTTACGGGGGCCTGACCTTCGACGCGCAGACCCTGTCTATCCTGACGGTGCTACTGTTTGGCGCCGGAACGGATTACTGCCTGTTCCTCATCGCCCGCTACCGCCAGGAGCTGCGGCGTCATGAGCGGCCGATCGACGCCTTGCGCGCTGGCTACAAAAGCGCGGCAGGTGCCATTCTGATGAGCGGCCTGACGGTGTCCGCTTCGCTTCTGTCACTGTTGGCGGCGCGATCGCCGTCCTTTCACGAGTTCGCGATCCCCTTCAGCGTCGCGGTATTCGTGATGGCCCTCGTCGCCATCACCTTCGTGCCGGCGCTCATTGGCTCGCTTGGGCGCGCGGCGTTTTGGCCACGAATTCCCCGCTATGAACCAGATGCGCCGGACGCAGGGCGGCCAGGGCGCGTCTCGCGCTGGCTCGGGCGGACAGCGGTGCGGCGGCGCAAGCCGGTGGCCGTCCTTGGCTCGCTCGCCCTCGCCGCCTGCTGCCTCGCCCTGCCACACGTGCGCACGAGCTACGATCTGCTCTCGTCCTTCCCGGCGGACATGCCTTCGCGCGAAGGCTACGCCGTGCTGTCGGCCCACGAGAGCCCAGGCGCGCTCGCGCCCATCGACGTGCTGGTCGAGGGCGGGAGCCCCGAAGGTGCCGTCCGCGCCGTGCAATCGCTCGCCGCCGTCGAGCAGGTGCACCTGGTGGCGGTCCGTGACCATGCCCACGTGGCCTTGATGCAGGTGGAGCTGCGAACGAACCCCTATAGCGAAACCGCCATGGCGGCGCTGTCATCCATCGAGCGAGCTGCGGCCAAGGGCGCTTCAGCGGGTGGGCAAGCCGCGCACGTCTTCCTGGCCGGCGAAACCGCCGCTCAAGAAGACACGCGAGCGATCACGGCTCGAGACACGCGGGTGGTCATCCCCATTGTGCTTGTCGCCATTGGGCTCCTCCTGCTCGTCTATTTGCGGTCGGTCGTCGCGCCGCTCTATCTCCTCGCGACCATCGTGCTCTCCTACGGCGCCGCCATGGGCCTTGGTTGGCTCGTGATTCGTGAGGTCCTCCATCAGCCCGCCATGCAGGGGGCTATCCCGCTTTACGCGTTCGTCTTTCTAGTGGCACTCGGCGAAGATTACAACATCTTCGTCATGTCGCGCATCTGGGAGGTCTGGCGCCGGGGACAGGCTGACGCCGCCGTGGAACGGGGCGTCGCCGACACGGCAAGCGTCATTACTTCTGCCGGCCTCATCCTGGCAGGCACGTTTGCCATGCTCGCGTCCCTGCCGATTCAGGTCCTGCTTCAGTTCGGCGTCGTCACGGCCATCGGCGTGCTGCTGGACACCTTCGTGGTGCGGCCTTGGATGGTCCCCGCCATCACCGCGCTTCTCGGAGACGCGGCGCGGTGGCCGAGGCGCACCTAG
- a CDS encoding TetR/AcrR family transcriptional regulator: MRNARSRRPGRPPQVEMEEPTAEKILRAAAECFMDQGFAAVSMDDVAERAGVTKAVVYYYYGSKTELFQRAMMEVMRASRERTQAILRENGPLRERLQKLTRTRLAIPATLDMNHILRGSQRALRPDQVDEMHRAEEQLVEVIAQELHAEMEQGRLRPVDAMFVARSYLALLGMGQAEIRRRGGGQAAIDEIAEEIVDLLWRGIEPR, from the coding sequence ATGCGGAACGCGAGGAGCCGGCGACCTGGGCGCCCGCCGCAGGTGGAGATGGAGGAGCCGACGGCTGAAAAAATTCTCCGCGCGGCTGCTGAGTGCTTCATGGATCAGGGATTCGCGGCGGTTTCGATGGACGACGTCGCGGAACGAGCTGGCGTCACGAAGGCTGTCGTGTATTACTATTATGGTTCCAAGACGGAGCTGTTTCAGCGCGCGATGATGGAGGTCATGCGCGCTTCCCGCGAGCGCACGCAGGCCATTCTGCGCGAGAACGGGCCGCTGCGCGAGCGGCTGCAGAAGCTCACGCGGACCCGCCTTGCCATTCCAGCGACGCTCGACATGAACCACATCCTTCGGGGCAGTCAACGCGCGCTTCGCCCGGACCAAGTGGACGAGATGCACAGAGCGGAAGAGCAGCTGGTGGAAGTCATCGCCCAAGAATTGCACGCGGAGATGGAACAGGGGCGCTTGCGGCCGGTGGACGCCATGTTCGTGGCGCGCTCGTACCTCGCGCTTCTCGGCATGGGGCAGGCGGAGATCCGGCGTCGCGGTGGAGGACAAGCCGCCATCGACGAGATTGCGGAAGAAATCGTGGATCTGCTGTGGCGCGGGATTGAGCCGCGGTGA
- a CDS encoding 1,2-dihydroxy-3-keto-5-methylthiopentene dioxygenase: protein MAYVRIRNTGEEIRGEDQVREFLNRNEVYYDHWDVDRKLPEALKGKFDLSDAEKDEILQALQEEIQDLSRKRGYVKWDVISLSESTPNLDELLKKFEQVHTHTEDEVRAIVSGSGIFIIKGKDGGYFDVVLSAGDVISVPEGNPHFFTLTDERKVVAVRLFIDPAGWVAHPYEDPAFQQA, encoded by the coding sequence GTGGCATACGTACGGATTCGCAACACGGGCGAAGAAATCCGCGGCGAGGACCAGGTTCGCGAGTTCCTGAACCGCAATGAGGTCTATTACGATCACTGGGACGTCGATCGGAAGCTGCCGGAGGCGCTGAAGGGCAAGTTCGATCTTTCAGACGCGGAAAAGGACGAGATTCTTCAGGCCCTGCAGGAGGAGATCCAGGACCTCTCCCGCAAGCGGGGCTACGTGAAGTGGGACGTCATTTCGCTTTCGGAGTCGACGCCCAACTTGGATGAACTCTTGAAGAAGTTCGAGCAGGTCCACACACACACCGAGGACGAGGTCCGCGCCATCGTGTCGGGTAGCGGCATCTTCATCATCAAGGGGAAAGACGGCGGCTACTTCGACGTGGTGTTGAGCGCCGGTGACGTGATCTCTGTCCCGGAGGGCAACCCGCACTTCTTCACGCTCACCGACGAGCGGAAGGTGGTGGCCGTCCGCCTGTTCATCGATCCGGCGGGATGGGTCGCGCATCCGTACGAGGACCCTGCATTTCAACAGGCGTGA
- a CDS encoding YjgB family protein → MKDRTEGARRARDAHERASWKRNWSTWLGLCSTMAIAMTVAGCGATQTAKTDLAGGMNGAGAVRNVANTAASSADAAPASSSASHAGTRTAPESANAGRAPNPGEMVRSVMQAALRGSLPGVPFADGENIDQVIKAWGSPSSQAYAGSGVYFTYRAKDVAFGLNKGEQIFDVRSYAQALRTLTYHEIAGVLGAPGSVRYTQDSYIYLYPAGPDYQLLWVFPRLPSGHSGPTVDHVSVFWPQGTVDLMAATQPAPDVVIDRPPSGRGHTVSFHLANAPKGYRLEEIEWIPKRGDAVVDTWAQTLARAEAHATAPGFLAYPNQASMVFVYAPWMQGEMGQIRVIYQATSGAAMLGNSAWLSLS, encoded by the coding sequence GTGAAGGACAGAACAGAGGGAGCGCGAAGGGCGCGAGATGCGCACGAGCGCGCAAGTTGGAAGAGAAACTGGTCCACCTGGCTCGGGCTCTGCTCGACGATGGCCATCGCGATGACGGTTGCGGGGTGCGGCGCGACGCAAACGGCCAAGACCGATCTCGCGGGCGGCATGAACGGAGCGGGAGCAGTGAGGAACGTCGCGAACACCGCCGCTTCCAGCGCAGATGCGGCGCCCGCTTCTTCATCCGCCTCGCACGCGGGGACGAGAACAGCGCCCGAGAGCGCGAACGCGGGCCGCGCGCCGAATCCGGGCGAGATGGTGCGCAGCGTGATGCAGGCGGCACTGCGCGGCTCACTTCCCGGCGTGCCGTTTGCAGACGGGGAGAACATCGATCAGGTGATCAAGGCCTGGGGATCGCCGTCCTCACAGGCCTATGCGGGCTCCGGCGTGTACTTCACGTACCGCGCGAAGGACGTGGCGTTTGGCCTCAACAAAGGGGAGCAGATCTTCGACGTGCGATCCTACGCGCAGGCGCTCCGCACGCTCACGTACCATGAAATCGCCGGCGTCCTCGGCGCACCCGGCAGCGTCCGCTATACGCAGGACTCCTACATCTACCTCTATCCTGCCGGACCCGACTATCAGCTGTTGTGGGTGTTCCCAAGGCTTCCGAGCGGTCACAGCGGGCCCACGGTCGATCACGTCTCGGTCTTCTGGCCTCAGGGCACGGTGGACCTGATGGCTGCGACCCAGCCGGCTCCCGACGTCGTCATCGACCGCCCGCCGAGCGGGCGCGGACACACGGTGAGCTTTCATCTTGCGAACGCGCCCAAAGGGTATCGGTTGGAGGAGATCGAGTGGATCCCGAAGCGGGGCGACGCCGTCGTCGACACATGGGCGCAGACCCTCGCCCGCGCCGAAGCGCACGCCACGGCACCCGGGTTTCTCGCCTACCCGAATCAGGCGTCGATGGTCTTCGTGTATGCGCCATGGATGCAGGGAGAGATGGGACAAATCCGGGTCATCTACCAGGCCACGTCCGGCGCCGCGATGTTGGGCAACAGCGCCTGGCTCAGCCTGAGCTAA